Below is a genomic region from Cerasicoccus sp. TK19100.
CCCCCTTTGCGGTAGCGGCACGTTTCTGTTTGAGGGCTATTTGCTGGCCAACCGCATCGCACCGAACCTGGAGCGCGAATTCGCCTTCCAGAACTGGCTGACGTTCAACCGCCCCGCCTACCAGCGGGCGCAGAAGGCCCTGCGCGACGCCGAGCGCCAAGCCGACATCAAGATGATCGGCTTCGAGCATGAGCGAAAGACCTTTAACACGCTGCAACGCATTGCCCAGCAGCACTTTCCGGCGGGGGCGTTCTCCCTGCATCCGGATAAATTTCAAGCCGTCAAGCTCTGGCATCCGGGCGCGCAGGTGCTCACCAACCCGCCCTACGGCGTGCGCCTGAAACCAGCGGACCTGAACGGCGTTTACCGCGACTTGGGCGCATTTATGAAAATGGCGGCCCCCGGCGGCAAGGCTGCGCTGATCACCGCGGCGCTGGATGCGGCGGTATTCGTGGGCCTACCGGTCAAGGAGAAGTGGAAGCTCTTCAATGGCGCGCTGGAATGCCGTTTTTTCTCGTATGATATTCCCCAGGAGAAGAAGGAACCGAAGCCGGAAACTGAGGACGGCGGCGAGGCAGGCGAGGATATTGAGCCACGGATTGACGCGGATTGAACGCGGATCGGAGAGGCAAGTGATTTTGAACAGAAGGTAACCAAGAGAGCAAAGCCAGCAGGGATGGTGAAATTATGTTGGATGGCATCCGCGTTCCATCCGCGTTAATCCGCGGCTAAAAATATTGCCTCGACACTAATTCTCCAATCGTAACCGTAATACATTCATGCGCATCGGTTTAACAGGCGGCATTGGCTGCGGCAAGTCGACGGCGGGCAAGTGCTTCGCTGACTTGGGCTGGCGTCGGCTGGATTCCGATGAGGTCGTTCGCGAGCTGCTGGCCACCGATGCCGAGCTCCACGCCAAGCTGCGCGAGCGCTGGGGCGATGAGGCGGTGCTGCCCGAGTGCGGCGCGAACCGGTCTTTCATCGCGCACAAGGTTTTTCACGACAAAGGCGAACTGGCCTGGTGGGAGAATCAGGTGATTCCCAAAGTCCGCGCGCGTTGGCAGGGTGCCCTGGCTGCGGAGCCCGATGCTGACTGGCTGGTGGAGGTCCCCCTGTTGTTTGAGCGTGATTTGGCGGGACAATTCGACGCCACGATCTGCGTGGAGGCCCCGGAATCAACGCAATTGGCCCGATTAGCCGCTAAAGGACTTGACCGCGAGCAATCCCTCGCCAGAATCAATAATCAGTTGCCGGTTTTGGACAAGGCGCGACGCGCTGATTTAGTCCTGTCAAATGCCGGTTCGTTTGACTTCCTGCTGCGCCAAGTCCGGCGCGCGTCTGAGATGCTACGATCGCAATCCCCGATTTCTTAAATGTAATGGTTCTCGTGCTGGTATTGGTTACCGGAGCACGCTTCTTTCGATCCCGAAATCCCGATTATTGGATTAGACTGTTTTATCTATGAGTGATTCCGAAGAGCAATTGCTCGACCTACACGAGGCCGAGCCCCAAGCTGAGCAGACCGCTCCCAAGAAAAAAGTCGCCCGCAAGCGCGCCGCCAAAAAGGCAGCGAAGAAGGCTGCCAAAAAAGCGACGAAGAAAGCTGCCAAGAAGGCCGTGAAAAAGGATGCGGGCGACGACATACCTGAAGTTTTCTCGGCAGACCCGGACGACATGGATGACTATGGCGACCGCTCGGTGCGCACTGAACGCGAGGCCCAGATGGAAGCAAAAGCCAAGCAGGAAGCCGCCGCCGAAGCCAAGGCCAAGGCGAAAGAGGAGTCTCAGGCAAGGCGTGACGCCCAAGACGATTCCGGCAATCGCTCATCGGATGATGAGTCGGAAAAGCCGTCTGCCGGGAGGCCGGATCGCTCAAACCGCGACGACCGTGACCATCGCGACAATCGTGGCGATCAGAATGACCGCAACGACCGCAACGACCGCGATGATCGCCGGGACGACCGTGGTCAGCAGAACCGCCAAGGCAACAATCGCGACCGTCACCAGCAAAAGGGCGGTAACCCGAAGTTTCAAAAGGGCAACCGGGACCGCAACCAGCACCAGGGAGGCGGTAACCAAGGCGGCGGTAACCAGGGCGGAGGCAATCCCAACCAAAACCAGGATCGTTTTAACAAGAAAAAGGACAAGTTCCAGAAAGGCGGCAAAAAGGACCGTTTCCAAAAGGGCGGCAAGAAGGGCGGCGGATGGCGCAAGGACTTCGCCTCAGCCAATGACGACGATGTCGATCCGCCCAGCTTCGACAGCCTCGAAGAGTGGGACGTGCTCGGCAGCGCCGAAGAGCGTGCCAAGCTGACCGAAGAGGTCGCCTCGGGCGAGCCGCTGGACTACAACGAAGTTTACAACCTGCGCGTGCCCGAGATGGAAAAGTGGGCCCGTGAGAACGGCGTGGAGTGGGATGGCCCGCCTAGCCGTCGCAAGCTCCTGAA
It encodes:
- a CDS encoding THUMP domain-containing class I SAM-dependent RNA methyltransferase, with product MKETALEQPDYFVANCRAGLEPVVEAELKAWGLEIAFVGNRMVAFRGSEEDFYKANMGLRAALSVLKPIRRFNAKNTDMLYYQSRKVNWHQFFTPDKTIKIDLKGDWSQYRNERFALYRIKDAIVDVFKKLCDGERPSIATREPDVRIVAFALKGEVTLYLDGAGEPLFKRGYRWEHGEAPLKEDLAAGMLQLIGWDGSTDLIDPLCGSGTFLFEGYLLANRIAPNLEREFAFQNWLTFNRPAYQRAQKALRDAERQADIKMIGFEHERKTFNTLQRIAQQHFPAGAFSLHPDKFQAVKLWHPGAQVLTNPPYGVRLKPADLNGVYRDLGAFMKMAAPGGKAALITAALDAAVFVGLPVKEKWKLFNGALECRFFSYDIPQEKKEPKPETEDGGEAGEDIEPRIDAD
- the coaE gene encoding dephospho-CoA kinase (Dephospho-CoA kinase (CoaE) performs the final step in coenzyme A biosynthesis.); the encoded protein is MRIGLTGGIGCGKSTAGKCFADLGWRRLDSDEVVRELLATDAELHAKLRERWGDEAVLPECGANRSFIAHKVFHDKGELAWWENQVIPKVRARWQGALAAEPDADWLVEVPLLFERDLAGQFDATICVEAPESTQLARLAAKGLDREQSLARINNQLPVLDKARRADLVLSNAGSFDFLLRQVRRASEMLRSQSPIS